The following nucleotide sequence is from Salmo salar chromosome ssa08, Ssal_v3.1, whole genome shotgun sequence.
gtctaggtcttaattgaaaatcaaaaaccagcagacactaggccctctaTGGAATGAGTTTAACACCCCTGTCTTAAATATTAATGCTTCTAATGCCTCATGTACCCTGTGTTCTTCAGAGGCTGATGGTTCAGATGTCTCTGGGCCCAGTAAGAGTTTTATTCAGCAGGAGCTACAGCAGTGCCAGGATGACTGGGGATCCAGTCTAGACCAGAGGCCTGAACCACCAGGCCCCGAGAGAGACCAAGGGAAACCCATCGACCCTCTCTACCGTCCCCACTACAGCATGGAGGAACTAGGGGGTGACTTTGAGAAGTCTGGTTATGGCAGTCCTAGTAGTGGAGGCCATCTTCTAGACATGGAAGGGCTGGATAGGCTTCCTGGTTCTCCGTCTCGTCTGGGGGCGCTGAGCTACGGAGCTGTGGGTCACTACCAGGTGAACCTGGGGGGGTCTGAGGGGGGAGACCATCACCATCGCTCCCACATGCCTGGCCCCCATCGGAGCCGGAGGAATCAGGTGGGGTCGCCAACGCCATCCCCCCACCCGGAGGTGGGAGACCTGAACTGCCTGTTGATCAACGAGGAGGGGTACCTGCAGGACTCCAGTGTCTTGTACCCTGAACACGGTGTCGCAGAGTCGGGTAACAGAGCTGGCCACAGGGGGCTAACCTCCATCCACTCTGGAAGCTcagaccacaacaacacagagagccTGTATGATGCCGCTGATGACTTTGGACACTCTTTAAACCTCAGAGATCGTTCACAAGAGCAGGTAACAGGAGGAGCGGGGAGCCGTCATGCCTGCAATCAATGTACCATGAGCTTCCCAGACTCTGGTTCCCTCAAGGCCCACAAGCAGACACACAAAACGGGGAGAGGGTTGAGTTCAGGGTCTGGTCCTCCGTATTCCTGCACCCAGTGCGGTAAGACCTTCACCCAGGCCTGTAACCTTAAGGTCCACCAGCGGGTCCACCAGGCAGAGGGACTCCACCTTTGCAGCCACTGCTCCAAGGGCTTCACCTCCTTCTCCGACCTGAAGAGGCACAAGTGCAGCCAGACGACAGACAAGCCCTACTGCTGCTCCGTCTGTGGGAACAAATTTAGCCGGCTCTGGAACCTCAAGCTGCATCAGCGCATTCACACGCAGGAGAAACCACACCGCTGCAATATGTGTGACAAGAGCTTCACGCGGGTGGACATTTTGAAGGTACACCAGCGCACACACACTGGGGAGAGACCGTACTGCTGTGCTGTGTGTGGACTCTGCTTCAAACGACTGGCCCATCTAAAGTTACACCAGCACAAACACAGGCCGGATTTCCTGGCCTGAGCGGTGGTCTAGAACAGTGGTTTTCATATTGTGAGGCATGGGGTCccccaattattattttttaatatatatatatatactaccattcaaaagttttgacacacctattcattcaaggatttttctttatttttacaattttctacattgtagaataatagtgaagacatcaaaactatgaaataacacatatggaatcattttgtAACCAACAAAGTATTAAACATATAAAAGTATAATGATTTATTTTTTCAATATatattttgaaagtttcttcaagtgcagttgcaaaactatcaatcgctatgatgaaactgaatcTCATGAGGagcgccacagaaaaggaagacccagagtttcctctgctgcagagaataagttcataaGAGTTACCTGCCTCAgacattgcagcccaaataaatcaagtaacagacccatctcaacatcaactgttcagaggagactgcgtgaatcaggccgtcATGGTCGATGACATTAGATGgattggacattagaccggtggaaatctgtcttttagtctgatgagtccaaatttgaggtttttggttccaaccgcatgTGTgggtcccaccgtgaagcatggaggaagtggtgtgatggtgtggtggtgctttgctggtgacactatgtGATTTATTTTgtattcaaggcacatttaaccagcatggctaccaccgcattctgcagtgatatgccatcccatctggtttgcgcttagtgggactatcatttgtttttcaacaggacaatgacccaacacacctccaggctgtgtaagggctatttgaccaataaggagagtaatggagtgttgcatcagatgacctggcctccacaaacacgcgacctgaacccaattgagatgatttgggatgagttggaccgcagagtgaaggaaaagaagccaacaagtgctcagcatatgtgggaacaccaagactgttggaaaagcaagcCAGGTGACactggttcagagaatgccaagaatatgcaaagctgtaatcaaggcaaaggctggctatttgaaaaatctcaaatattatttgatttgtttaacactttttttggtcactacatgattccatatgtgttatttcctaattatgtcttcactattattccacaatgtagaaaaagagtaaaaataaagaaaaacccttgatgtgtaggtgttctaaaacttttgactggtagtgtgtgtatgtacatacatacatacatacataaagtgccttcggaaagtattcagacctattgactttttccacattttgttacttacaGCCTTATAAAATTGattattgttttttttccttatcaatctacacacaataccccataatgatggggagtgttgctgcacagctattttcaggtctctccagagatgtttgatcaggttcaagtcttgtcttggctgtgtgcttcgggtcgttgtcctgttggaaggtgaaacttcatcccagtctgaggtcctgagcgctcgggAGCAGGTTTACATTAAGGATTgctatgtactttgctccgttcatatttccctcgatcctgaaaaacatccccacagcatgatgcttccaccacaatgcttcaccgtatggatggtggcaggtttTTCTAGATGTGAAGCTtggctttttattttttttatttcacctttatttaaccaggcaggccagttgagaagaagttgtcatttacaactgcgacctggccaagataaaacaaagcagtgcgacaaaaacaacaacacaaagttacacataaacagacgtacagtcaacaacacaatacaaaaatctgtatacagcgTGTGCAAATTTAGAAGAGTAGGgcaataaggcaataaataggccatattgGTGAAattattacaatttagcattaacactggagtgatagatgtgcagatgatgatgtgcaagtagagatactggggtgcaaaagagcaagaggataaataatatggggatgaggtagttgggtgtgctatttacagattggctgtgtacagctaCAGTGatctggcattcaggccagagttcaatcttggtttcattggaTAATATTgactctgagagtctttaggtgccttttggcaaatttcaagcgggctgtcgtgccttttactgaggaatggcttctgtatggccactaccataaaggcctattggtggagtgctgcaaagatggcttcccttctggaatgttctcccatctccacagaggaactctggagctctgtcagagtgaccatcgggttcttggtcatctcc
It contains:
- the LOC106610374 gene encoding zinc finger protein 180-like isoform X2 translates to METVLKSAMYEITRLVEDSFLEEVSRSREQVESLKTRLQWSERNREGGQRGKCWDCGRTGKEDEEISLGTSQTGVERGRGLKQEKVPGEEWSSCGGVARETTFHDLEEAEATKRTSESTEVAGQKLDSLLKEEALHNTELRERWDFCLDEADGSDVSGPSKSFIQQELQQCQDDWGSSLDQRPEPPGPERDQGKPIDPLYRPHYSMEELGGDFEKSGYGSPSSGGHLLDMEGLDRLPGSPSRLGALSYGAVGHYQVNLGGSEGGDHHHRSHMPGPHRSRRNQVGSPTPSPHPEVGDLNCLLINEEGYLQDSSVLYPEHGVAESGNRAGHRGLTSIHSGSSDHNNTESLYDAADDFGHSLNLRDRSQEQVTGGAGSRHACNQCTMSFPDSGSLKAHKQTHKTGRGLSSGSGPPYSCTQCGKTFTQACNLKVHQRVHQAEGLHLCSHCSKGFTSFSDLKRHKCSQTTDKPYCCSVCGNKFSRLWNLKLHQRIHTQEKPHRCNMCDKSFTRVDILKVHQRTHTGERPYCCAVCGLCFKRLAHLKLHQHKHRPDFLA
- the LOC106610374 gene encoding zinc finger protein 180-like isoform X1; this translates as MMSAAIITFQSQLSGVMETVLKSAMYEITRLVEDSFLEEVSRSREQVESLKTRLQWSERNREGGQRGKCWDCGRTGKEDEEISLGTSQTGVERGRGLKQEKVPGEEWSSCGGVARETTFHDLEEAEATKRTSESTEVAGQKLDSLLKEEALHNTELRERWDFCLDEADGSDVSGPSKSFIQQELQQCQDDWGSSLDQRPEPPGPERDQGKPIDPLYRPHYSMEELGGDFEKSGYGSPSSGGHLLDMEGLDRLPGSPSRLGALSYGAVGHYQVNLGGSEGGDHHHRSHMPGPHRSRRNQVGSPTPSPHPEVGDLNCLLINEEGYLQDSSVLYPEHGVAESGNRAGHRGLTSIHSGSSDHNNTESLYDAADDFGHSLNLRDRSQEQVTGGAGSRHACNQCTMSFPDSGSLKAHKQTHKTGRGLSSGSGPPYSCTQCGKTFTQACNLKVHQRVHQAEGLHLCSHCSKGFTSFSDLKRHKCSQTTDKPYCCSVCGNKFSRLWNLKLHQRIHTQEKPHRCNMCDKSFTRVDILKVHQRTHTGERPYCCAVCGLCFKRLAHLKLHQHKHRPDFLA